The Panicum hallii strain FIL2 chromosome 9, PHallii_v3.1, whole genome shotgun sequence genome has a window encoding:
- the LOC112877623 gene encoding uncharacterized protein LOC112877623, translated as MEAGKQLTVVAPAVAAPSMHMEETTRPMGQLIKEEAVALTEQQRGCRTTALAWTPWASIKSKARAAGEYAVLRTRQGITMFGEPKLGPLVKAAAANEESHSH; from the coding sequence ATGGAGGCCGGCAAGCAGCTGACCGTGGTGGCGCCGGCCGTCGCGGCACCGTCGATGCACATGGAGGAGACGACGAGGCCCATGGGGCAGCTGATCAAGGAGGAGGCGGTCGCTCTCACGGAGCAGCAGCGGGGCTGTAGGACGACGGCACTGGCGTGGACGCCGTGGGCCAGCATCAAGAGCAaggcccgcgccgccggcgagtACGCCGTCCTCAGGACCCGCCAGGGTATCACCATGTTCGGGGAGCCCAAGCTCGGGCCATTGGTCAAGGCGGCCGCCGCCAACGAGGAGTCCCACTCCCACTAG
- the LOC112874291 gene encoding lysine-specific demethylase SE14, with translation MSPPPAVVAAAGPGETPVPAWLRGLPRAPEYRPTESEFADPIAFLSRVEREAAAYGICKVIPPYQRPSRRFVFAHLNRSLTSSSDAANPAVSGSSSSTAPSRPESAAVFTTRHQELGTPRRGRPPPQVLKQVWQSGEQYTLEQFEAKSRAFSKVHLAGLREPTPLEVESLFWKASADHPIYIEYANDVPGSGFAAPPQSRRRKKRRREGDQVEEVEKGSGWRLSGSPWNLQAIARAPGSLTRFMPDDVPGVTSPMVYIGMLFSWFAWHVEDHELHSLNFLHTGAPKTWYAVPGDRASELEEVIRVHGYGGNPDRLASLAVLGEKTTLMSPDVLVARGVPCCRLVQYPGEFVVTFPRAYHIGFSHGFNCGEAANFATPQWLKFAKEAAVRRAVMNYLPMLSHQQLLYLLAASFIIRTPSVLSGIRTSRLRDRRKEERELLVKQEFLQDMINENKLLCSFLKKKSIDNVVLWEPDLLPSSTVLNSCSFGSKAPEKKSEDGCRIESSQCNHKDNSSFDGSVLMTGTQTKCMSANSKSSDAASASVEKSDADTDDEDDLPFDLSIDSGSLTCVACGILGYPFMAILQPSREALEGISPVHREKFKLSSEKEKSAYVLPCCPAGSNSGSSFVPNRPSCSVEQPCLATPVEQANIDHQNVKSRKDVCLPENELAGPVQQHSDSSYYCRSENTLYSCSNWKKSDNTIPKDSLGPEVKQTGRCDINVQVVESCDGTINWNTSSTFARPRIFCLQHALEIEELFEGKGGVHALIICHSDYTKLKALAISIAEEIEFQFDCTDVPLANASKSDLHLINISIDDEGHEEDGKDWTSQMGLNLKYCAKLRKETSGIQDQSPLSVWGLFSNPSPVSVVPNLKWLCRKARTPYKVIGVISSSSTTAIAGEVKPEVKKETGTTGNVCEDDNSQHIFQKDDLLQPSGLHHSDDRDNRPSCSKENDHDRHCLIDIPIAVAEYPLKHQVCEGPVSVSTRNVTICSSDSQDSSLLATSPVDVTRYQGRTKSTELSCSSTFCVQQFLNDESTSVEGSMNCISNHEYLKSQDVTLRCRDECLQVQQDQEEMGLCNNRNRTSADPCLKEGLAISEEKHGGTVSAALENDEGCAKTSNCSDKTNESATVNPLETHDVGAVPVEQKTSCDEMTCSADVQRIITFGCLGSSDVPGSTQPLSVPHDLMSDELQVDSHHCVVKAIEPESNDSAKHGSPQIDYLVSEDAQAASMTVLPVHDGISLHTGSNSFDILLGALAEESKVTDAPGKDEVGKASLTLMTLASNDHSADEIAQGKIVEVAKRETIFGATKDNQQVDCPYDFCLSDLVSRSIGNSNRTDIICYFRRKRKRKKDSQSNTDSSQSLGSFVRSPCESLRPRTKPAVVETVEVSAGKKGKRAKVGSFQCDIDLCDMAFETRAELNAHKRNICTDESCGKRFSSHKYLKRHQCVHSEIRPFKCPWDGCEMTFKWLWAQTEHVRVHTGERPYKCSAPSCGQTFRYVSDYSRHRKKFNHY, from the exons atgtcgccgccgccggcggtggtggcggcggccggtccCGGGGAGACCCCGGTGCCAGCGTGGCTCCGCGGCCTCCCGCGCGCCCCGGAGTACCGCCCCACGGAGTCGGAGTTCGCCGACCCCATCGCCTTCCTCTCCCGCGTGGAGCGCGAGGCGGCCGCCTACGGCATCTGCAAGGTCATCCCGCCCTACCAGCGCCCCTCCCGCCGCTTCGTCTTCGCTCACCTCAAccgctccctcacctcctcctccgACGCCGCCAATCCAGCCgtctccggttcctcctccagCACTGCTCCCTCGCGACCGGAATCCGCCGCCGTGTTCACGACCCGCCACCAGGAGCTCGGCACCCCGCGGCGTgggcgcccgccgccgcaggTGCTCAAGCAGGTGTGGCAGAGCGGCGAGCAGTACACGCTGGAGCAGTTTGAGGCCAAGTCCCGCGCCTTCTCCAAGGTCCACCTCGCTGGCCTTCGCGAGCCAACTCCACTAGAGGTGGAATCCCTCTTTTGGAAGGCGTCAGCGGACCACCCTATCTACATCGAGTATGCGAATGACGTTCCAGGGTCTGGCTTTGCCGCCCCACCGCAGTCCCGGCGACGGAAGAAGCGGAGACGAGAGGGTGATCAGGTGGAAGAAGTGGAGAAAGGTTCTGGGTGGCGGTTGTCAGGAAGCCCATGGAACCTCCAAGCAATTGCTCGGGCTCCTGGGTCACTCACACGATTCATGCCGGATGATGTTCCAGGGGTTACCTCGCCAATGGTGTACATTGGGATGCTTTTTAGTTGGTTTGCATGGCATGTTGAAGATCATGAGTTGCACAGTCTCAACTTCCTCCACACCGGGGCACCCAAGACGTGGTATGCAGTCCCTGGGGACCGGGCCTCAGAGCTAGAGGAAGTTATTCGTGTGCATGGATATGGAGGAAACCCTGACCGCCTTG CATCGCTGGCAGTGCTCGGGGAGAAAACAACATTGATGTCCCCAGATGTTCTTGTAGCCCGCGGTGTGCCTTGCTGTAG ATTAGTACAGTATCCTGGAGAGTTTGTCGTGACGTTCCCCAGGGCTTACCACATTGGATTTAGCCATG GATTTAATTGTGGAGAGGCTGCCAACTTTGCAACTCCCCAATGGTTAAAATTTGCAAAAGAGGCTGCTGTTCGAAGGGCTGTAATGAATTATCTCCCAATGCTCTCTCATCAACAGCTCCTGTACTTGCTAGCAGCATCTTTTATAATCAg AACGCCAAGCGTGTTGTCTGGGATTCGAACTTCTCGGTTGAGAGAtcgaagaaaagaagaaagagaactGCTGGTCAAACAGGAATTCTTGCAGGACATGATTAATGAAAACAAGCTTTTGTGTTCTTTCTTGAAAAAGAAATCAATTGATAATGTTGTGCTCTGGGAGCCTGACTTGTTACCATCTTCTACTGTTCTAAATTCCTGCTCTTTTGGCTCAAAAGCTCCTGAGAAGAAGTCCGAGGATGGTTGCAGAATTGAATCTAGCCAATGCAACCACAAAGATAACAGCTCATTTGATGGTAGTGTGCTTATGACTGGGACACAGACTAAATGCATGTCTGCGAATAGCAAATCATCTGATGCTGCATCTGCTTCTGTGGAAAAGTCCGATGCTGACACAGATGACGAGGATGACCTGCCTTTCGATTTGAGCATTGATTCTGGCTCATTAACCTGTGTTGCTTGTGGAATTCTTGGCTATCCATTCATGGCAATTCTGCAACCTTCCAGAGAAGCATTGGAAGGGATTTCCCCTGTTCATAGGGAAAAATTCAAGCTGAGTTCTGAAAAAGAGAAATCTGCATATGTACTTCCATGCTGTCCTGCTGGTAGCAATTCCG GATCGTCCTTTGTTCCAAATAGACCTTCCTGCTCTGTGGAACAACCATGTCTGGCTACTCCTGTGGAGCAAGCTAACATCGACCATCAGAATGTAAAGTCACGTAAAGATGTTTGTTTACCGGAGAATGAACTTGCTGGACCTGTGCAACAACACAGTGATAGTTCATATTATTGCAGAAGTGAAAATACTCTTTATTCATGCAGTAACTGGAAAAAATCTGATAATACTATACCTAAGGACAGTCTTGGCCCAGAAGTTAAACAAACAGGCAGATGTGACATTAATGTACAAGTTGTAGAAAGTTGTGATGGCACTATTAACTGGAATACAAGTTCTACCTTTGCACGACCCAGAATCTTTTGCTTGCAGCATGCTCTTGAGATTGAAGAGTTGTTTGAGGGCAAAGGTGGTGTCCATGCCCTCATTATTTGCCATTCAG ATTATACTAAATTAAAAGCGCTTGCAATATCAATAGCTGAGGAAATTGAGTTTCAGTTTGACTGCACAGATGTTCCTCTTGCAAATGCATCCAAGTCTGATTTACATCTAATCAACATTTCAATTGATGATGAGGGGCATGAGGAAGATGGAAAGGACTGGACATCGCAGATGGGTCTAAACCTGAAATATTGTGCCAAGCTTAGGAAAGAAACATCAGGGATTCAGGATCAATCTCCTTTGTCAGTTTGGGGACTGTTTTCAAACCCTTCGCCTGTTTCAGTTGTTCCTAACCTCAAGTGGCTCTGCAGAAAAGCACGGACACCATACAAAGTTATTGGTGTTATTTCCAGCTCAAGCACCACAGCAATTGCTGGGGAGGTTAAGCCTGAAGTGAAGAAAGAAACAGGCACTACTGGAAATGTTTGTGAGGATGACAATAGCCAACATATTTTCCAAAAAGATGACCTCTTGCAACCAAGTGGGCTGCACCATTCCGATGATAGAGACAATAGGCCCTCATGTTCTAAGGAGAATGACCATGACAGACATTGTCTTATTGATATCCCTATTGCTGTTGCCGAATATCCTTTGAAGCACCAAGTTTGTGAGGGTCCAGTTAGTGTTAGCACGCGCAATGTCACTATTTGTTCATCAGATTCCCAGGATTCATCTCTACTTGCCACATCACCAGTTGATGTTACAAGATATCAAGGACGTACAAAATCAACTGAGTTGAGTTGTTCATCAACCTTTTGTGTTCAACAGTTCCTTAATGATGAAAGTACCTCTGTGGAAGGAAGCATGAACTGTATAAGCAATCATGAGTACTTAAAATCTCAGGATGTTACTTTGCGGTGCAGAGATGAATGTTTGCAAGTTCAACAAGATCAGGAGGAGATGGGACTTTGCAATAATCGTAATAGGACATCAGCTGATCCATGTCTTAAGGAAGGTTTGGCTATTTCAGAAGAAAAGCATGGGGGCACTGTGTCAGCAGCCCTTGAAAATGACGAGGGTTGTGCTAAGACATCTAACTGTTCTGATAAAACTAATGAATCTGCAACTGTCAACCCATTGGAGACTCATGATGTGGGTGCTGTTCCAGTGGAACAAAAGACAAGCTGTGATGAGATGACCTGTAGTGCTGATGTTCAACGTATTATAACCTTTGGCTGTCTTGGCTCTTCTGATGTTCCTGGTTCGACTCAGCCTCTGTCGGTTCCGCATGATTTGATGAGTGATGAACTGCAGGTTGATAGCCACCATTGTGTTGTCAAGGCCATCGAGCCTGAGAGCAATGATTCTGCTAAGCATGGATCTCCACAGATAGATTATCTTGTTTCAGAGGACGCTCAAGCTGCTTCAATGACTGTGCTCCCTGTACATGATGGAATATCTCTTCACACTGGATCAAATTCCTTTGATATTTTACTTGGAGCTCTGGCTGAAGAATCCAAGGTAACAGATGCTCCTGGGAAAGATGAAGTTGGGAAAGCTTCCTTGACATTAATGACATTGGCTAGCAATGACCACTCTGCGGATGAAATTGCACAAGGCAAAATTGTAGAGGTGGCGAAAAGAGAGACAATTTTCGGAGCAACAAAAGATAATCAACAAGTTGATTGTCCATATGACTTTTGTTTATCAGATCTGGTGTCTAGAAGCATCGGAAACTCAAATAGAACTGATATCATTTGCTATTTCAGACGCAAACGCAAGAGAAAGAAGGATTCTCAGTCAAATACTGATAGTTCACAAAGTCTTGGGAGTTTCGTCCGGTCCCCATGTGAGAGCTTGAGGCCAAGGACTAAACCTGCAGTAGTTGAAACTGTGGAAGTTTCTGCTGGTAAAAAGGGCAAGAGGGCAAAAGTGGGATCATTTCAGTGTGATATTGATCTTTGTGACATGGCATTTGAGACTAGAGCCGAACTTAATGCCCACAAGCGCAATATTTGCACTGACGAGTCATGTGGCAAGCGTTTCAGTTCCCACAAGTACTTGAAGCGTCATCAGTGCGTCCACAGTGAGATAAGGCCATTTAAGTGTCCCTGGGATGGTTGCGAAATGACTTTCAAGTGGTTGTGGGCTCAGACCGAACATGTCAGGGTGCACACAGGAGAGCGGCCTTATAAGTGCTCCGCACCTAGCTGTGGGCAGACTTTTAGATATGTCTCAGATTACAGTCGCCACAGAAAGAAGTTCAATCATTATTGA
- the LOC112875917 gene encoding probable acetyltransferase NATA1-like, whose amino-acid sequence MAAPANSTTFSGDVWAELRLADARDVPHIHSLIHQMAEFELLTDLFAATEELLTSTLFPSPTPPPFTSFTALILDLSPSPVVPDSSSTIASRRFDLSASPLADPEAAAFASPRGGGRVTAGFVICFPNYSTFLSKPGLYVEDIFVRAPWRRRGLGRMMLSAVAGRAAEIGMGRVEWCVLDWNKNAIDFYEGMGADVLPQWRICRLTGAALDKYKGNQEEAADGKAAA is encoded by the coding sequence ATGGcggcgccggccaactccaccaCCTTCTCCGGCGACGTGTGGGCGGAACTCCGCCTGGCGGACGCCCGCGACGTGCCGCATATCCACAGCCTCATCCACCAGATGGCCGAGTTCGAGCTCCTCACCGACCTCTTCGCCGCCACCGAGGAGCTCCTCACCTCCACGCTCTTCCCCTCGCCGACGCCGCCTCCCTTCACCTCCTTCACGGCCCTCATCCTCGACCTCTCTCCGTCCCCCGTGGTCCCGGACTCGTCTTCCACCATCGCCTCCCGCCGCTTCGACCTCTCCGCGTCCCCGCTCGCGGACCCGGAGGCCGCCGCCTTCGCCTCGCcgcgcggcggcggtcgcgTCACGGCGGGGTTCGTGATCTGCTTCCCCAACTACTCCACCTTCCTCTCCAAGCCGGGACTGTACGTGGAGGACATCTTCGTGCGCGCCCcctggcgccgccgcgggctcgGCCGGATGATGCTCTCCGCCGTCGCCGGCAGGGCGGCGGAGATCGGGATGGGGCGGGTGGAGTGGTGCGTCCTAGACTGGAACAAGAACGCCATCGACTTCTACGAGGGGATGGGCGCCGATGTGCTCCCGCAGTGGCGCATCTGCCGGCTCACCGGCGCGGCGCTAGACAAGtacaagggcaaccaggaggaGGCCGCCGATGGGAAAGCTGCCGCGTAG
- the LOC112873484 gene encoding WD repeat-containing protein 3 codes for MVKAYLRYEPALTFGVIASPESNVCYDPSGRLLLAAALDRLAAWDLKRGLPSVSFAPSSSSPSLAVSCIASSPSAAVSSSIASGHADGSIRLWDAETGACEATLHGHRSAASALRFAPSGAVLASGSKDCDVILWDVVAQAGLFRLRGHRDQVTDLVFLDSGKKLVSCSKDKFIRVWDLETQHCLQIVGGHRSEIWSMDVDPSERFLVSGSADPEMRVFRIRQSAEEGEDWSKWDVLKLFGEIPRQSKERVATVRFNRNGSLVACQVAGKTADIYRVLDETEAIRKAKRRMHRKKEKASAKSMIAEGNGTVIDPLPAPDLQNPTVIVTDVFKLLQVLRASKKICSISFSPSNPPRGCLATLSLSLNNNTLETYSVDSEKLSKMYSIEMHGHQSDIRSVSLNSEDNLLMSTSHNAVKIWNPSTGDCLRTIDSGYGLCSTFVGNRFALVGTKSGTLEIINIASGSLTEVIEAHAGSIRSIVPIPDEDGTAGARGFVTGSADHDVKFWEYQEVQKSDNDSKQLTVTNMRTLKMTEDVLAVSIGPQGKHIAVALLDCNVKVYYMDTLKHFLNLYGHKLPVLCMDISSDGALIVTGSADKNLKIWGMDFGDCHRSIFAHSDSVMDVKFVYRTHYMFSVGKDRTVKYWDADKFELLLTLEGHHAEVWCLTISSRGDFIVTGSHDRSIRRWDRTEEQLFIEEEKEKRLEETFEADLDNDNEYRYGQKDDAPDEGSVGVPGRKTKETVTAADAIMDALDTAEEELKRLNQHKLEEQNNGRPAKFQPNVIMQGQSPSDYVLNVVSRIRPNDLEQALLALPFSDALKLMSYLKEWSTVPSKVELVCRVCLVLLQTHHNQLTTTPAARSLLTELKDILYSRVKECKDTIGFNLAAMDHIKELLAMRSDAPFRDAKTKLMEIRKELSKRSDRPDGNERRKKKKKKASGES; via the exons ATGGTGAAGGCCTACCTCCGCTACGAGCCAGCCCTCACCTTCGGGGTGATTGCCTCGCCGGAGTCTAACGTCTGCTACGACCCCTCCGGCCGCCtactcctcgccgccgccctcgacCGCCTCGCCGCCTGGGACCTCAAGCGCGGTCTCCCCTCTGTCTCCTTCGCACCCTCGTCCTCGTCCCCCTCGCTCGCCGTCTCCTGCAtcgcctcctccccctccgccgccgtctcctcctCG ATTGCGAGCGGGCACGCGGATGGGAGCATCAGGCTATGGGACGCGGAAACAGGCGCCTGCGAGGCAACCCTCCACGGCCACCGTTCAGCTGCCTCCGCTCTCCGCTTTGCGCCTTCCGGCGCTGTTCTCGCCTCCGGCAGCAAGGACTGCGATGTCATCCTCTGGGACGTAGTTGCTCAGGCTGGGCTCTTCCGCTTGCGTGGCCACCGTGATCAG GTCACAGATTTGGTGTTCCTGGATTCTGGTAAGAAGCTGGTGAGCTGCTCCAAGGACAAGTTTATCAGGGTTTGGGACCTTGAAACGCAGCACTGTCTCCAAATTGTTGGTGGTCACCGCAGTGAGATTTGGTCTATGGATGTGGATCCTAGCGAGAGATTTTTAGTGTCTGGGTCCGCTGATCCAGAGATGCGGGTGTTTAGAATCCGGCAATCTGCAGAGGAGGGTGAGGACTGGAGCAAGTGGGATGTGCTGAAGCTGTTTGGTGAGATTCCGAGGCAGAGCAAGGAACGAGTGGCAACCGTTAGGTTCAATAGGAACGGTAGTCTTGTGGCATGCCAGGTGGCTGGGAAGACGGCAGATATTTATAGGGTTCTTGATGAAACAGAAGCTATACGGAAGGCCAAAAGGCGGATGCATAGGAAGAAGGAGAAAGCATCGGCGAAGTCCATGATTGCTGAAGGGAATGGTACTGTCATAGATCCTTTACCAGCTCCAGATTTGCAAAATCCTACTGTTATTGTCACTGATGTATTTAAGCTCCTTCAAGTTTTGCGGGCTAGCAAGAAAATATGTTCAATTTCATTTTCTCCAAGTAATCCGCCAAGAGGCTGCCTTGCCACCTTGTCTCTATCTCTCAACAATAACACGCTCGAGACATATTCAGTGGATAGTGAGAAGCTCTCAAAGATGTACTCGATTGAGATGCACGGACATCAATCTGACATTAGGAGTGTCTCCCTTAATTCAGAGGACAACCTCCTGATGTCGACTAGCCACAACGCTGTCAAGATCTGGAATCCTAGTACAGGGGACTGCCTTCGGACCATTGATTCTGGATATGGGCTATGCAGTACTTTCGTCGGAAATCGGTTTGCTCTTGTTGGTACAAAAAGTGGTACTTTGGAGATTATTAATATTGCTAGTGGGAGCTTAACTGAGGTCATAGAAGCACATGCTGGTTCCATACGATCAATTGTACCTATTCCAGATGAAGATGGCACTGCCGGTGCGCGGGGATTTGTCACTGGGAGTGCTGATCATGATGTCAAGTTCTGGGAATACCAAGAGGTGCAGAAGTCTGATAAT GACTCTAAGCAGTTGACTGTAACTAACATGAGGACCTTGAAAATGACTGAAGACGTCCTTGCTGTCTCGATCGGTCCACAAGGAAAGCATATTGCTGTTGCTCTCTTGGATTGCAATGTCAAG GTATACTACATGGACACACTGAAACATTTTCTGAACCTTTATGGGCACAAACTTCCAGTTCTATGTATGGACATATCATCTGATGGAGCTTTGATAGTTACCGGCTCCGCAGACAAAAATTTGAAGATTTGGGGTATGGATTTTGGGGACTGCCACAGGTCCATATTTGCTCATTCAGACAG CGTGATGGATGTTAAGTTCGTGTACAGAACTCATTATATGTTCAGTGTGGGGAAAGATCGCACTGTGAAGTACTGGGATGCTGATAAATTTGAGTTGTTGTTGACACTTGAAGGACATCATGCTGAAGTTTGGTGTCTCACAATCAGCAGTCGTGGTGATTTTATTGTAACAGGTTCCCATGATCGCTCTATTCGGCGTTGGGATCGTACTGAAGAACAATTGTTCATTGAG gaagagaaggagaaaagaTTGGAAGAAACCTTCGAGGCTGATTTAGACAATGATAATGAGTATAGGTATGGGCAGAAAGATGATGCTCCTGATGAAGGTTCTGTTGGTGTTCCTGGTAGGAAAACAAAAGAGACAGTTACTGCTGCTGATGCAATTATGGATGCACTTGACACTGCTGAGGAAGAACTAAAACGCCTTAATCAGCATAAACTG GAAGAGCAAAATAATGGGAGGCCAGCTAAATTTCAACCTAATGTTATAATGCAAGGGCAATCACCCTCAGATTATGTTCTGAATGTAGTTTCAAGGATCCGCCCAAATGATCTGGAACAGGCCCTCCTG gcattACCATTCTCAGATGCACTAAAGCTCATGTCTTACTTGAAGGAGTGGTCTACGGTTCCTTCAAAG GTTGAGCTTGTCTGTAGGGTTTGCTTAGTGCTCCTTCAGACACATCATAACCAATTGACTACTACACCAGCTGCAAGATCATTGCTGACAGAGCTGAAGGATATTCTGTACTCAAGAGTAAAG GAATGCAAGGATACTATAGGCTTCAACCTTGCCGCAATGGATCATATAAAA GAATTGTTGGCAATGAGATCGGATGCACCTTTCCGTGATGCGAAAACAAAACTCATGGAGATCAGAAAGGAGCTGTCGAAACGGTCAGATAGGCCTGACGGGAATgagagaaggaaaaagaagaaaaagaaagcgTCAGGAGAAAGTTGA
- the LOC112876502 gene encoding protein GDAP2 homolog, with protein MQSRSPSAAAASASPTAAAAAAMAPAVGGVEPAVTLDQVPRWSDPDQRISSLSPTAAGSETQTSSFLSFSDPLTGDDAAAGPGGRGASRFPVDHEINSKIYLWRGHPWNLEVDAVVNSTNENLDEAHSSPGLHAAAGPGLAEECATLGGCRTGMAKMTNAYDLPARKVIHTVGPKYAVKYHTAAENALSHCYRSCLELLIENGLESLATGCIYTEAKNYPREPAAHVAIRTVRRFLEKQKDKITAIVFCTTSSSDTEIYKRLLPLYFPRDKPEEEIAALKLPADVGDENGETVIDERKIRIKPLPTGAANSKTPIPALADIPLPDSGLTRRRNSFKLDSYLDPAFMSIIKDPDLRRKEQWEKSAQAHKGLNLANLLGFGDLGSPPLSAAEEYSLHSRYLAKANSMNLSDIAEMKIIYRGGVDSEGRAVMVVVGAHFLLRCLDLERFVLYVVKEFEPLVQKPYSIVYFHSAASLQPQPDLGFMKRLQQILGRKHQKNLHAIYILHPTLGLRTAILAMQLFVDGEVWKKVVYVDRLVQLFRYVPREQLTIPDFVFQHDLEVNGGKGIIIDPRTKHVYQRPSG; from the exons ATGCAGAGCCGCtcgccgtcggcggcggcggcctccgcctccccgacggctgcggcagcggcggccatggcgccgGCCGTCGGCGGGGTGGAGCCGGCCGTCACGCTCGACCAGGTCCCGCGCTGGAGCGACCCCGACCAGCGCATCTCCTCGCTGtcccccaccgccgccggatCCGAGACCCAGACCTCGTCCTTCCTCTCCTTCTCTGACCCGCTCACCGGCGACGACGCTGCCGCGGGGCCCGGGGGCCGCGGCGCGTCGCGGTTCCCCGTCGATCACGAGATCAACTCGAAGATCTACCTCTGGCGAGGCCACCCGTGGAACCTAGAGGTCGATGCCGTCGTCAACTCCACCAACGAG AACTTGGACGAAGCTCATAGTAGCCCTGGGCTTCACGCTGCTGCAGGACCAGGGCTCGCCGAGGAGTGCGCCACCTTG GGTGGCTGCCGCACCGGTATGGCTAAGATGACCAATGCTTATGATCTTCCTGCCAG GAAGGTCATCCACACTGTGGGCCCTAAATATGCTGTAAAGTATCACACAGCTGCAGAGAACGCGCTTAGCCACTGCTACAGGTCTTGTTTGGAACTACTCATAGAGAATGGCCTTGAAAG CCTTGCAACTGGTTGCATATATACGGAAGCCAAGAATTACCCTCGTGAACCAGCTGCTCATGTGGCAAtaa GAACTGTGAGACGTTTTCTGGAGAAGCAAAAAGACAAAATAACTGCTATTGTCTTTTGTACAACATCATCATCTGACACAGAGATATATAAGAG ATTGCTTCCACTATATTTCCCTCGGGACAAGCCCGAAGAAGAGATAGCTGCATTGAAACTTCCTGCTGATGTTGGGGATGAGAATGGTGAGACAGTAATAGATGAAAGGAAAATAAGAATAAAACCCTTGCCCACTGGGGCAGCAAATAGCAAAACGCCAATCCCTGCACTTGCAGATATCCCTCTTCCAGATTCTGGATTGACACGTCGAAG GAATTCTTTCAAGTTGGACTCATATTTGGATCCAGCTTTTATGTCTATAATTAAAGATCCTGATCTCCGACGCAAGGAGCAGTGGGAAAAATCTGCTCAGGCTCACAAGGGACTTAACTTGGCTAACTTGCTTGGGTTTGGTGATCTTGGCAGCCCACCATTATCTGCTGCTGAAGAATATTCCCTTCATTCACGATACCTTGCTAAAGCAAATTCAATGAATCTTTCAGATATTGCTGAAATGAAAATAAT TTACCGTGGAGGAGTTGATAGTGAAGGTCGTGCAGTTATGGTGGTTGTCGGTGCTCACTTTCTTCTTCGCTGCTTGGATCTTGAACGGTTCGTTCTATATGTAGTAAAG GAGTTTGAACCTTTGGTTCAAAAGCCTTACTCGATTGTCTATTTCCACTCTGCAGCATCCTTACAGCC GCAACCTGATTTAGGATTCATGAAGCGGTTACAGCAGATACTAGGCCGGAAGCATCAAAAAAATCTCCAT GCTATATATATACTTCACCCAACACTGGGATTGAGAACTGCTATTCTGGCAATGCAGCTTTTTGTTGACGGAGAG GTCTGGAAGAAAGTTGTATATGTCGACAGACTTGTGCAGCTGTTCAGATACGTACCACGCGAACAACTAACGATCCCCGATTTTGTCTTTCA GCATGATCTTGAAGTGAATGGTGGAAAAGGCATAATCATAGACCCAAGAACAAAGCATGTCTATCAGAGACCATCTGGTTGA